One genomic region from Marinobacter szutsaonensis encodes:
- a CDS encoding AraC family transcriptional regulator: MTSPGTVSVAALRQYVRAAEAAGIDTRALLIEAELNPAILETDDGRINGEQFQNFIRKLADVANNPILGLETGDFVQPGSYSVLGYITMSCSTLGEAIARIAPFEKLVGDMGTTRLSVHGDTLKLTWHCNYDDPVVRPHLVDNVFASWINYARWLADDTTTAPTAVQLRRQSPGPELEAAYHRRWHCPVEFGAEKDSITLPKALLDTRLRQPDPLLRKTLEAHALTQLASLETDSDLTTRVKHSIQKQLNHGITRQDLVAEDLGLTSRTLQRKLSQEGVSYQRLLDDVRQQMAENYLRNTDMAIPDIALRLGYSETTSFHRKFKAVAGKTPGEFRRERGSDGSTGGLTPNGVRPHLHK; this comes from the coding sequence ATGACAAGTCCCGGAACCGTCTCCGTCGCTGCCCTGCGCCAATACGTCCGTGCTGCCGAAGCCGCCGGCATTGATACCCGTGCGCTCTTGATAGAAGCGGAACTCAATCCCGCTATCCTGGAAACCGATGACGGCCGCATCAACGGTGAACAATTCCAGAATTTCATCCGCAAGCTCGCCGACGTGGCCAACAACCCCATCCTTGGCCTGGAAACCGGCGATTTCGTCCAACCCGGCTCCTACAGTGTGCTCGGTTACATCACCATGAGCTGCTCCACCCTGGGCGAAGCCATTGCGCGGATTGCCCCGTTCGAAAAGCTGGTCGGCGACATGGGCACCACCCGCCTGTCCGTGCACGGCGATACCCTCAAACTGACCTGGCACTGTAACTACGACGATCCCGTGGTGCGCCCACATCTGGTGGATAACGTGTTTGCCTCCTGGATCAACTACGCCCGCTGGCTAGCAGATGACACCACCACCGCGCCAACCGCCGTCCAGTTGCGCCGGCAATCGCCAGGCCCTGAGTTGGAAGCAGCCTACCATCGCCGCTGGCACTGCCCTGTCGAGTTCGGGGCCGAGAAAGACAGCATCACCCTCCCCAAAGCCCTGCTGGACACCCGCCTTCGCCAGCCCGACCCGCTGCTCCGCAAAACCCTGGAGGCCCATGCCCTCACTCAACTGGCTTCCCTGGAAACCGATAGCGACCTGACCACCCGGGTGAAACACAGCATCCAGAAACAACTCAACCACGGCATCACCCGCCAGGATCTGGTGGCCGAGGATCTTGGCCTCACCAGCCGCACCCTGCAACGGAAACTGAGTCAGGAAGGCGTGTCCTATCAGCGCTTACTCGATGATGTGCGGCAACAGATGGCGGAGAATTATCTGCGGAACACAGATATGGCGATACCGGACATTGCACTGAGGCTGGGATATAGCGAAACCACCTCGTTTCACCGGAAGTTCAAGGCGGTGGCGGGGAAAACGCCGGGGGAGTTTCGGCGGGAACGCGGGTCTGATGGAAGCACCGGGGGTCTGACCCCGAATGGGGTCAGACCCCATCTTCACAAATGA
- a CDS encoding argininosuccinate synthase: MSDIKKVVLAYSGGLDTSVIVRWLQDTYNCEVVTFTADIGQGEEVEPARAKAEALGVKEIYIEDLREEFVRDYVFPMFRANTVYEGEYLLGTSIARPLISRRLIEIANETGADAISHGATGKGNDQVRFELGAYALKPGVKVIAPWREWDLNSREKLMAYCDERNIPVEKKKGKSPYSMDANLLHISYEGINLEDPWAEAEEDMWRWSVAPEDAPDKPTYIELTYRKGDIVAIDGQEMKPHEVLEHLNKVAGANGIGRIDIVENRYVGMKSRGCYETPGGTIMLRAHRAIESITLDREVAHLKDGIMPRYAEVIYNGYWWSPEREALQALIDNTQEYVNGTVRLKLYKGNVDVVGRKSDDSLFDEKIATFEEDQGAYDQKDAEGFIKLNALRLRIAASKGRKL, from the coding sequence ATGTCTGATATCAAAAAGGTGGTTCTGGCCTATTCCGGTGGCCTGGATACTTCCGTGATCGTGCGGTGGTTGCAGGATACCTATAACTGTGAGGTGGTGACATTCACTGCCGACATCGGCCAGGGCGAGGAAGTGGAGCCGGCGCGTGCGAAGGCGGAAGCGCTGGGCGTCAAGGAGATCTACATCGAGGATCTGCGCGAAGAGTTTGTGCGCGATTACGTGTTCCCGATGTTCCGCGCCAACACCGTTTATGAAGGTGAGTACCTGCTGGGTACGTCCATTGCCCGCCCGCTGATTTCCCGCCGGCTGATCGAGATTGCCAATGAGACTGGCGCAGATGCCATCTCCCACGGTGCCACCGGCAAGGGCAACGACCAGGTTCGTTTCGAGCTCGGTGCCTACGCGCTGAAGCCGGGTGTGAAGGTGATTGCGCCCTGGCGTGAGTGGGATCTGAACTCCCGCGAGAAGCTGATGGCTTACTGCGACGAGCGCAACATTCCAGTGGAGAAGAAGAAGGGCAAGAGCCCGTACTCCATGGATGCCAACCTGCTGCACATCTCTTACGAAGGCATCAACCTGGAAGACCCCTGGGCGGAAGCCGAGGAAGACATGTGGCGCTGGAGCGTGGCTCCGGAAGACGCGCCGGACAAGCCGACTTACATCGAGCTGACCTACCGCAAGGGTGACATTGTCGCCATCGATGGTCAGGAGATGAAGCCCCACGAGGTTCTGGAACACCTGAACAAGGTCGCCGGCGCCAACGGTATCGGCCGGATCGATATTGTCGAGAACCGCTACGTGGGCATGAAGTCCCGCGGCTGCTACGAAACCCCGGGCGGCACCATCATGCTGCGTGCCCACCGTGCCATCGAGTCCATTACCCTGGACCGCGAAGTGGCGCACCTGAAAGACGGCATCATGCCGCGCTACGCCGAGGTGATCTACAACGGTTACTGGTGGTCCCCGGAGCGCGAGGCTCTGCAGGCGCTAATCGACAATACCCAGGAGTACGTCAACGGCACCGTCCGCCTGAAGCTGTACAAGGGCAACGTGGACGTGGTTGGCCGGAAGTCCGACGACTCCCTGTTCGATGAGAAGATCGCGACCTTTGAGGAAGATCAGGGTGCGTATGATCAGAAGGATGCGGAAGGCTTTATCAAGCTGAATGCTCTGCGGTTGCGGATTGCGGCCTCCAAGGGGCGCAAGCTTTGA
- the sbcB gene encoding exodeoxyribonuclease I, with amino-acid sequence MIRSFYWHDYETFGVDPVHDRPAQFAGVRTDADLNIIEDPLVIYCKPADDYLPSPEACLITGITPQKAVEEGFPEAEFIAQINEAFSQPGTCVVGYNSLRFDDEVTRHTLYRNLRDPYAREWQNGNSRWDIIDMVRLTYALRPEGINWPKKEDGSPSFKLEELTVANGIAHESAHDAMSDVEATIAVAKMIKEKQPKLFDFVLQHKDKHSARQMLDTGTMKPVFHISAKYPASRGCCALVAPVADHPSNKNLVVVYDLREDPDELIAATPEQIRERVFTSQAELGEGVGRFPLKGVQLNKCPVLAPANMLSTLTAERLAELELDGDVLRANLAKLRKAPDLPARIAQAFDQEFEGSDLTDPDEQLYAGGFISKTDREKLNWLLSQPVETLGEQEVRFEDERLQEMLFRYRARNYPSTLIGEEMERWEQFRSERLMHPKKGWRSLEAYAQELQRLAADPGLTPEKRHVLEELHFYGESLIPYV; translated from the coding sequence TTGATCCGATCGTTCTACTGGCACGATTACGAAACCTTTGGTGTCGATCCGGTGCATGATCGGCCTGCACAGTTTGCCGGGGTTCGGACGGATGCGGATCTGAATATTATCGAGGATCCGCTGGTGATCTACTGCAAGCCGGCGGACGATTACCTGCCTTCCCCGGAAGCCTGCCTGATTACCGGGATTACGCCCCAGAAAGCGGTGGAAGAGGGCTTTCCGGAGGCCGAGTTCATTGCCCAGATCAACGAGGCGTTCAGTCAGCCGGGAACCTGTGTGGTGGGGTACAACAGCCTGCGCTTTGATGATGAGGTTACCAGGCACACGCTTTACCGAAACCTGCGTGACCCCTATGCTCGGGAGTGGCAGAACGGGAATTCCCGTTGGGACATCATCGATATGGTGAGGCTGACCTACGCACTGCGCCCGGAGGGTATCAACTGGCCGAAGAAGGAAGATGGCAGCCCCAGTTTCAAGCTGGAGGAGCTGACGGTGGCCAATGGCATTGCCCACGAGAGTGCCCACGATGCCATGTCCGATGTGGAAGCGACCATTGCCGTTGCCAAAATGATCAAGGAGAAGCAGCCCAAGCTGTTCGACTTTGTGTTGCAGCACAAAGACAAGCATTCGGCCCGGCAGATGCTCGATACCGGCACCATGAAGCCGGTTTTTCATATCTCCGCCAAGTACCCGGCCAGCCGTGGTTGTTGCGCTCTGGTGGCGCCGGTGGCGGATCATCCTTCCAACAAAAATCTGGTGGTCGTTTATGACCTGAGGGAAGATCCGGACGAGCTGATCGCCGCCACCCCGGAGCAGATTCGTGAGCGGGTCTTTACTTCCCAGGCGGAGTTGGGGGAGGGCGTGGGCCGGTTCCCGCTCAAGGGTGTGCAGCTGAACAAGTGCCCGGTGTTGGCGCCGGCGAATATGCTGTCCACGCTGACGGCTGAGCGGTTGGCGGAGCTGGAACTGGATGGCGATGTACTGCGTGCGAACCTGGCCAAGCTACGCAAGGCGCCGGACCTTCCTGCCCGCATTGCCCAGGCGTTTGATCAGGAGTTTGAGGGTAGTGATCTGACCGATCCGGATGAGCAGCTCTATGCCGGCGGGTTTATCAGCAAGACCGATCGGGAGAAACTGAACTGGCTGCTGAGCCAGCCGGTGGAGACGCTGGGTGAGCAAGAGGTGCGGTTTGAAGATGAGCGGTTGCAGGAGATGCTGTTCCGTTATCGTGCCCGGAATTACCCCAGTACCCTGATTGGGGAGGAGATGGAGCGCTGGGAACAGTTCCGCTCCGAGCGGCTGATGCATCCGAAGAAGGGCTGGCGGTCCCTGGAGGCCTATGCCCAGGAGCTTCAGCGGCTGGCGGCGGATCCGGGACTGACGCCGGAGAAGCGGCATGTTTTAGAGGAGTTGCATTTTTATGGGGAATCGTTGATTCCTTATGTTTGA
- a CDS encoding PEP-CTERM sorting domain-containing protein gives MDNCTLLIHKELWSNTMQGYVRLMQAGLIILALAFSARVFAVPVTYDGITFPDGDVSFADEVLDYDPSYSGEAVPTDPNYMDPDEALGAPNYSGSVGSVSLGSGGLIELAFTDNALTNSGDDAYDLHIFEVGPDIEDTFVAIRPTLDTLDLLGSGYDSNGDGFFEVGSVTGSTSSLDIDAIFSGFTAGSLLFDAVQLIDDPDKDGQGGSTVGADIDAVGAIYSAPPEPENPPVASVPEPGTIGLMSLGLLAVGLVRRRASV, from the coding sequence TTGGACAACTGCACGTTATTAATTCATAAGGAGTTATGGAGTAACACTATGCAGGGATATGTTCGTTTGATGCAGGCTGGTTTGATCATTCTCGCGCTGGCGTTTTCGGCCAGGGTGTTTGCGGTGCCGGTGACCTATGACGGGATTACCTTTCCGGATGGGGATGTGAGTTTTGCCGATGAGGTTCTTGATTATGATCCCTCGTACAGTGGCGAGGCTGTGCCGACCGATCCGAATTACATGGATCCGGACGAGGCGCTGGGAGCTCCGAATTACAGCGGTTCTGTTGGCTCGGTTTCCCTGGGCAGCGGGGGATTGATTGAGCTTGCGTTTACCGATAATGCGCTTACCAACAGCGGCGACGATGCCTATGACCTTCACATCTTCGAGGTAGGCCCTGATATCGAAGACACCTTTGTGGCGATCCGCCCCACGTTGGATACGCTGGATCTCCTGGGATCAGGTTACGACAGCAATGGCGATGGGTTCTTCGAGGTTGGATCTGTGACTGGTTCGACGTCTTCCCTTGATATCGACGCCATTTTCAGTGGCTTTACTGCTGGCTCGCTGCTGTTCGATGCGGTGCAGCTGATTGATGACCCGGACAAGGATGGGCAGGGTGGTAGCACTGTCGGGGCAGATATCGATGCCGTGGGTGCGATTTATTCGGCGCCGCCGGAGCCAGAGAATCCGCCGGTGGCCAGCGTGCCTGAGCCTGGGACTATCGGCTTGATGTCGCTTGGGTTGTTGGCCGTGGGCCTGGTTCGGCGCCGAGCTTCTGTTTGA
- a CDS encoding transposase codes for MPRTQRFCPAGIPQHIVQRGNNRQVIFRGHSDQAFYTNLMKNYAEEHGVSLHAWVLMDNHVHFLATPETDKSISLFMQAIGRRYVRYFNRRYDRTGSLWEGRFRSCLVDSENYLLTCQRYIELNPVNAGMVNNPEDHWWSSYQCHGLGKNSEMHQPHPLYLDLDKNPRERLRQYRQLFARPMEEKTKELMRRTVNGGKVLGSAGFKKEIAMKYGI; via the coding sequence ATGCCCCGCACCCAACGGTTCTGCCCCGCCGGCATCCCGCAACACATCGTTCAACGCGGCAACAACCGCCAGGTCATCTTCCGCGGACACAGCGATCAGGCCTTCTATACAAATCTGATGAAAAACTACGCCGAAGAGCACGGCGTGTCTCTGCATGCCTGGGTATTAATGGACAACCACGTCCACTTTCTGGCCACACCGGAAACCGATAAAAGCATTTCATTATTCATGCAGGCCATCGGCCGACGATATGTCCGCTACTTCAACAGACGATATGACCGCACTGGCAGTTTATGGGAAGGCCGGTTTCGATCCTGCCTGGTGGATTCAGAAAACTACCTGCTTACCTGCCAGCGCTATATTGAGTTGAACCCGGTCAATGCGGGTATGGTAAATAATCCGGAAGATCACTGGTGGTCCAGTTACCAATGTCACGGGCTGGGCAAAAACAGTGAAATGCACCAGCCGCATCCGCTTTATCTGGACCTGGATAAAAACCCGAGAGAACGACTCCGCCAATACCGGCAATTATTTGCCCGGCCGATGGAAGAAAAAACGAAAGAGTTAATGCGGAGAACGGTAAATGGCGGGAAGGTTTTGGGGTCGGCGGGGTTTAAGAAAGAAATTGCGATGAAATATGGAATTTAA
- a CDS encoding histone-like nucleoid-structuring protein, MvaT/MvaU family, whose product MAKINDYYQKKQLMEKLAAELEKLEKDQALKKELDFENKVRDLMKEYDKSPKDVLQILSAIDPSIAGTKAEAAAGSRPKRPMKTYKNPHTGEVVKTRGGNHKTLNEWREKYGKEAVQSWQQD is encoded by the coding sequence ATGGCAAAGATTAACGATTACTACCAGAAAAAACAGCTTATGGAAAAGCTTGCAGCCGAGCTGGAGAAGCTCGAAAAAGACCAGGCCCTGAAAAAGGAGCTGGACTTTGAAAACAAGGTTCGCGATTTGATGAAGGAGTATGACAAGTCTCCGAAGGATGTACTGCAGATTCTTTCTGCCATTGATCCTTCCATCGCCGGCACCAAAGCCGAAGCCGCCGCTGGCAGCCGCCCGAAGCGCCCGATGAAGACCTACAAGAACCCGCATACCGGTGAAGTGGTTAAAACCCGTGGGGGTAACCACAAGACTCTGAATGAGTGGCGGGAGAAGTATGGTAAGGAAGCTGTGCAGAGCTGGCAGCAGGATTGA
- the tviB gene encoding Vi polysaccharide biosynthesis UDP-N-acetylglucosamine C-6 dehydrogenase TviB yields MKKIAVIGLGYVGLPLAAAFGEKREVVGFDINSKRIAELKDGVDFTREVSREELAAASGLSFTDQLDDIADCQIFIVTVPTPIDEYKSPDLTPLLKSSESVGKVLKRGDIVIYESTVFPGATEEVCVPVLEKVSGLKFNQDFFAGYSPERINPGDKEHRVTSIMKVTSGSTPEIADEVDALYADVITAGTHKASSIKVAEAAKVIENTQRDLNIALMNELSMIFARMKIDTHEVLAAAGTKWNFLPFKPGLVGGHCIGVDPYYLTHKAQAIGYHPEIILAGRRVNDNMGPYAAAELVKAMIKKGLTIADSKVLVMGLTFKENCPDLRNTRVIDVIRELEDFGCKVDVTDCWADNEEARHEYGISLIEKPAQSEYDAVFLAVPHREYAEKASFELRQYMKGDGVLFDLKGVLPLGEADLRL; encoded by the coding sequence ATGAAAAAAATCGCGGTAATCGGCCTGGGTTACGTGGGCTTGCCGCTGGCGGCTGCGTTTGGTGAGAAACGTGAGGTCGTGGGCTTTGATATCAACAGCAAGCGCATTGCCGAGCTGAAGGACGGTGTGGATTTCACCCGGGAGGTGTCCCGGGAGGAGCTGGCGGCGGCCAGTGGGCTGTCGTTTACCGATCAGCTGGACGACATTGCCGACTGCCAGATTTTCATCGTGACGGTGCCGACGCCGATTGATGAGTACAAGTCACCGGATCTGACGCCGTTGCTCAAGTCCAGCGAGAGCGTGGGCAAGGTGCTCAAGCGTGGCGACATCGTGATCTATGAATCCACGGTGTTCCCGGGCGCGACCGAAGAAGTCTGTGTGCCGGTGCTGGAGAAGGTTTCCGGACTCAAGTTCAATCAGGATTTCTTCGCCGGCTACAGTCCGGAGCGGATCAATCCGGGTGACAAGGAGCACCGGGTTACTTCCATCATGAAGGTGACTTCCGGTTCCACGCCGGAAATTGCCGACGAGGTGGATGCCCTCTACGCGGATGTAATCACCGCCGGTACCCACAAGGCCAGCTCCATCAAGGTGGCGGAAGCGGCGAAGGTGATCGAGAACACCCAGCGGGATCTGAACATTGCGCTGATGAATGAGCTTTCCATGATCTTTGCACGGATGAAGATTGATACCCATGAGGTGTTGGCGGCGGCCGGTACCAAGTGGAATTTCCTGCCGTTCAAGCCGGGGCTGGTTGGCGGCCATTGTATTGGGGTGGATCCGTATTATCTGACCCATAAGGCCCAGGCCATTGGCTATCATCCGGAGATTATCCTGGCGGGCCGTCGAGTCAACGATAATATGGGGCCGTATGCGGCAGCCGAATTGGTCAAGGCGATGATCAAGAAAGGCCTTACGATTGCCGACTCCAAAGTATTGGTGATGGGCCTGACCTTTAAAGAGAATTGTCCGGACTTGCGAAATACACGGGTGATTGATGTGATTCGCGAGCTGGAAGATTTTGGTTGCAAGGTAGATGTCACCGACTGTTGGGCGGATAACGAAGAAGCCCGGCATGAATATGGCATTTCTTTAATTGAAAAGCCGGCGCAGTCTGAATATGACGCTGTTTTCCTGGCTGTGCCTCATCGTGAATATGCAGAAAAGGCCAGTTTTGAACTTCGTCAATATATGAAGGGTGATGGTGTGCTTTTCGACTTGAAAGGCGTGCTTCCTTTGGGGGAAGCCGATCTCCGGCTCTGA
- a CDS encoding MBL fold metallo-hydrolase: MIEIKHHGATSGVTGSCHELSLRLGSDEKHSRFSSDPDLGTASRSEGSHHGILIDCGLFQGQDEGRDASAADLTIDFPIDHIRALVATHVHIDHVGRIPYLLAAGFEGPIICSEPSAIMLPEILDDALKIGFTRDRSLIERVLGLIRGRLVPVPYGQWHSVFDEGDCSLSVRLQRAGHILGSAFVECDARVGDVEERIVFSGDLGAPHSPLLPEPKSPERADRLVIESTYGDKDHEDRATRRDRLKAVLENALADGGTVLIPAFSIGRTQELLYEIEGIIAEASGEVKMGSDGKRGRFSSDPGVAADSEIASTSGFDWESLEIVVDSPLAANFTQIYRDLKPFWDAEAQELVRSGRHPLSFDQLTVIDSHEDHLNAVEYLAKSHRPCVVLAGSGMCAGGRVVNYLKAMLGDERNDVLFVGYQAAGTPGRDILTFGPRGGWVELEGERYDIRARVHQVGGYSAHAGKGDLLRFVEGIPVAPREIRVVHGDAGAKVAFRALLEERFDSRVLIPAPGV, encoded by the coding sequence ATGATTGAGATTAAACATCATGGAGCCACGTCTGGCGTGACTGGCTCTTGCCATGAGTTGAGTTTGAGATTGGGGTCAGATGAAAAACACTCGCGTTTTTCATCTGACCCCGACTTGGGTACCGCCTCCAGATCTGAGGGCTCCCACCACGGCATCCTCATCGACTGCGGCCTGTTCCAGGGCCAGGATGAGGGCCGGGACGCCTCGGCCGCCGACCTCACCATTGATTTCCCCATCGACCACATCCGCGCGCTCGTCGCTACCCACGTACATATTGACCATGTGGGCCGGATTCCATACCTCCTGGCGGCGGGTTTCGAAGGCCCGATCATTTGTTCTGAGCCCTCGGCAATTATGTTGCCGGAAATTCTGGACGATGCTCTAAAGATTGGCTTTACGCGGGACCGGAGTTTGATCGAGCGGGTTCTGGGGCTGATTCGGGGGCGCTTGGTGCCGGTGCCCTATGGGCAGTGGCATTCGGTGTTTGACGAGGGTGATTGCTCGCTTTCAGTAAGGCTTCAGCGGGCCGGGCATATTCTGGGGTCGGCGTTTGTGGAATGTGATGCCCGGGTTGGGGATGTTGAGGAGCGAATTGTCTTCTCCGGGGACCTGGGTGCGCCGCACTCGCCGTTGTTGCCGGAGCCGAAATCGCCGGAGCGGGCTGATCGGTTGGTGATTGAGAGTACTTATGGGGATAAGGATCACGAAGATCGGGCGACTCGGCGGGATCGATTGAAGGCTGTGCTTGAGAATGCGCTGGCGGATGGTGGGACGGTTTTGATTCCGGCGTTCAGTATTGGGCGGACGCAGGAGTTGTTGTATGAGATTGAGGGGATTATTGCTGAGGCTTCGGGTGAGGTGAAGATGGGGTCAGATGGAAAACGCGGGCGTTTTTCATCAGACCCCGGTGTGGCGGCGGATTCCGAGATTGCGTCAACCTCCGGGTTCGACTGGGAATCCCTGGAAATCGTTGTGGACTCGCCGCTGGCTGCCAACTTCACCCAGATCTACCGGGACCTGAAACCCTTTTGGGATGCAGAGGCCCAGGAGTTGGTCCGTTCCGGCCGGCATCCGCTCTCCTTCGATCAGCTAACGGTAATTGATTCTCACGAAGATCATCTGAATGCTGTCGAGTACTTGGCTAAGTCCCATCGGCCCTGTGTGGTGCTGGCGGGCTCCGGCATGTGCGCCGGTGGTCGCGTGGTGAACTACTTGAAGGCAATGCTTGGCGATGAGCGCAATGATGTGCTCTTTGTGGGTTACCAGGCCGCTGGAACGCCCGGGCGTGATATTCTTACCTTTGGTCCGCGAGGTGGCTGGGTTGAGCTGGAGGGTGAGCGGTATGATATTCGTGCCCGGGTTCATCAGGTGGGTGGCTATTCAGCCCATGCGGGGAAGGGTGATTTGCTGAGGTTTGTTGAGGGGATTCCTGTGGCGCCGAGGGAGATTCGGGTTGTGCATGGGGATGCCGGGGCTAAGGTGGCGTTTCGGGCGTTGCTGGAAGAAAGGTTTGATTCTCGGGTTTTGATTCCAGCCCCAGGGGTCTGA
- a CDS encoding nucleoside-diphosphate sugar epimerase/dehydratase — protein sequence MIETFLNLPRLHKRVISVASDMVVLFFAIWAAFALRLEQDLWIPTRGHMIVAAITVVFTIALFIRLGLYRAVIRFLGDKAFLTIVYGVFASALTLIVLGYMFQVLVPRSVPIIYGALAFLFVSGTRLGVRLLVNHPNQRRKEPVAIVGAGERGMALASALRQGTEYKPVLLVTFDRAHHKSMIDGLPVIWIEQIAKNITKYGVRRVLLALDPDSGVDRKRLLSKLEELEVPVQTVPSVSELVAGQARINDIRDLDIEDLLGRDPVRPDSAVVAKSLFRKTVMVTGAGGSIGSELCRQILQHKPKTLILFEQSEYSLYRIERELKAINQIDGLDVELHPLLGNVAHRRRCETVMRAFSVHTVYHAAAYKHVPLVEHNVIEGVQNNVFGTLHVAEAAISAGVERFVLISTDKAVRPTNVMGASKRMAELVLQGLAERQSRTIFSMVRFGNVLGSSGSVVPLFRDQIRDGGPVTVTHPDIIRYFMTIPEASQLVLQAGSMGRGGEVFVLDMGEPVKIADLARKMIHLMGLTEKTEERPEGDIKIVYSGLRPGEKLFEELLIGDDPQGTAHPRIMKAREVSMPWDELEELLNRLMRASQEFDCASIVSLLRDAPTGFAPNGDVADLVWCQVEEPRSKSASVLQLR from the coding sequence ATGATCGAAACATTTCTCAACCTGCCCCGATTGCACAAGAGAGTAATCTCCGTGGCATCGGATATGGTCGTCCTGTTTTTCGCTATATGGGCCGCCTTTGCTCTTCGCCTTGAACAGGACCTCTGGATACCAACGCGCGGCCATATGATCGTGGCGGCGATTACCGTGGTATTTACCATTGCCTTGTTTATTCGGCTGGGGCTCTATCGGGCTGTCATTCGCTTCCTGGGTGATAAGGCCTTTCTGACCATTGTTTATGGCGTCTTCGCCTCTGCGCTGACTCTGATCGTGCTCGGCTATATGTTTCAAGTGCTTGTCCCGCGGTCGGTACCGATTATTTATGGAGCCTTGGCATTTCTTTTTGTCAGTGGTACGCGGTTGGGAGTCCGGCTTTTGGTGAACCATCCGAACCAACGGAGGAAGGAGCCTGTGGCGATAGTGGGCGCCGGTGAAAGAGGCATGGCACTTGCCTCAGCCCTGCGCCAGGGGACGGAGTATAAACCGGTACTGCTTGTCACCTTCGATCGGGCCCATCATAAGTCCATGATTGATGGGCTCCCGGTTATCTGGATCGAGCAGATTGCCAAGAATATAACTAAATACGGGGTCCGTCGGGTTCTGTTGGCACTTGATCCTGATTCGGGGGTCGACCGGAAAAGGCTATTGAGCAAGCTCGAAGAGTTGGAGGTGCCGGTTCAGACGGTACCATCGGTATCCGAACTGGTGGCAGGCCAGGCCCGGATTAATGATATTCGTGATCTGGATATTGAGGATTTACTCGGTAGAGATCCAGTGCGCCCCGATAGTGCGGTCGTAGCGAAGAGCCTTTTCCGAAAGACAGTCATGGTAACCGGCGCTGGTGGTTCAATTGGTTCTGAATTGTGCAGACAGATTCTCCAGCATAAACCGAAGACGCTGATTCTCTTTGAACAAAGTGAGTACTCGTTGTACCGCATTGAGCGGGAGTTGAAGGCGATTAATCAGATCGATGGTCTGGATGTTGAACTACATCCATTGCTCGGAAACGTGGCTCATCGGCGAAGATGCGAGACTGTCATGCGGGCCTTTAGTGTCCACACGGTTTATCACGCTGCGGCTTATAAACATGTGCCACTCGTTGAACACAATGTCATCGAAGGTGTTCAGAACAATGTGTTCGGGACCTTGCATGTGGCTGAGGCGGCTATCAGTGCGGGGGTTGAGCGGTTTGTGCTGATTTCCACTGATAAGGCAGTGCGGCCAACCAATGTAATGGGTGCCAGTAAGCGCATGGCAGAATTGGTACTCCAGGGTTTGGCCGAGCGGCAGTCCCGGACCATTTTCTCCATGGTTCGGTTTGGGAATGTACTGGGTTCCTCGGGCTCAGTTGTGCCTCTTTTCCGTGACCAGATTCGAGATGGTGGACCGGTTACGGTGACCCACCCAGACATCATTCGCTACTTTATGACTATTCCTGAGGCAAGTCAGCTGGTGCTGCAGGCAGGCAGCATGGGGCGTGGTGGCGAAGTGTTTGTGCTGGACATGGGCGAACCAGTGAAGATTGCGGACCTGGCTCGAAAAATGATTCATCTGATGGGGCTCACGGAAAAGACCGAAGAGCGGCCCGAAGGTGACATAAAGATTGTATACAGTGGTTTGCGCCCTGGTGAAAAACTGTTTGAAGAGTTGTTGATCGGCGATGATCCTCAGGGAACTGCCCATCCCCGAATTATGAAGGCGCGGGAAGTGTCCATGCCCTGGGATGAACTGGAAGAGTTATTGAACCGGTTGATGCGTGCCAGTCAGGAGTTTGATTGTGCCAGTATTGTTTCCTTGCTGCGCGATGCGCCGACGGGGTTTGCTCCAAACGGAGATGTTGCGGATTTGGTCTGGTGCCAGGTTGAGGAGCCTAGGTCCAAGTCCGCATCTGTTCTTCAGCTGCGGTGA